The following are encoded together in the bacterium genome:
- a CDS encoding tail fiber domain-containing protein, which yields MTRKLCLALALMALVFTATANAQGILFVKNGVVGVNKSNPSWGLDIQETVAYKSRIEVTNNNGATANRTMLNLVNNGFPRFVMTDTSAGGGQWLMTGGGTFIFSKVGSGTKEIEVFSGGDVIIGGMLTEGSSRSIKTDFESVDSREVLDRLSEMPLQEWRYKHDAASERHFGPFAEDFHATFGLGSSPETISSLDTSGVAMAAVQGLYEIVKEKDQVIETLEARLADLERMVQEMQ from the coding sequence ATGACTCGCAAACTCTGCCTCGCCCTGGCCCTGATGGCTCTCGTTTTCACCGCCACCGCTAACGCGCAGGGGATTCTGTTCGTGAAGAACGGCGTCGTGGGCGTCAACAAGAGCAATCCGTCGTGGGGACTGGACATCCAGGAGACCGTTGCCTACAAATCCCGTATCGAGGTCACCAACAACAACGGCGCGACGGCCAACCGGACCATGCTCAACCTGGTCAACAACGGCTTTCCCCGCTTCGTCATGACCGACACCAGCGCGGGCGGCGGCCAATGGCTGATGACCGGCGGCGGTACCTTCATCTTCAGTAAGGTCGGCAGCGGCACCAAGGAGATAGAGGTATTCTCCGGCGGCGACGTGATCATCGGCGGTATGCTCACCGAGGGCTCGAGCCGCTCGATCAAGACGGATTTCGAGAGCGTCGACTCTCGAGAGGTTCTCGACCGTCTGTCGGAAATGCCCCTCCAGGAGTGGCGCTACAAGCACGACGCCGCGTCCGAGCGTCACTTCGGGCCCTTCGCTGAGGACTTCCACGCGACCTTCGGGCTGGGGTCTTCGCCGGAGACGATTTCCAGCCTCGACACGAGCGGCGTGGCGATGGCCGCGGTCCAGGGTCTCTACGAGATCGTCAAAGAGAAGGACCAGGTCATCGAAACACTCGAGGCACGCTTGGCCGATCTTGAACGTATGGTTCAGGAAATGCAGTAG
- a CDS encoding oligosaccharide flippase family protein, giving the protein MLKSFSWVVVATLSRQVAFLVVNALLFERLSRSMFGAVSLAFGYMLVFVGLGDFGIRQIGWREIARHPEQARALTGPLVGAKIRTITISIALWVLLMPLLWEAGAPQAIYLLFGLGIAFNASTFDFPLYGLHRIDLVAKYSLIAFAAYLLGCAVLVTSDDRSWLVPALFVAAMCLLFLLQVRWFRTNLGTLSPRLGRADFFRILRDSWPLGMGETLNRLAANYPLILLGLAVGREGVGNYRIAELLYSFLAQFGHLFASAGFSHVSHTFKHERSRLRSVLVKMIGLLLGAALIAGLLFFALGPRALTVVFDETAGETLSVIRVLGIALIFAAPTRFLKVLLAGIDRQGALLLANAITVAVGAAVGWLAIGRYGIVGMAIGLLAAELVTLFVLAFVYWQSLGARSTQAAEPVS; this is encoded by the coding sequence GTGCTGAAGTCTTTCTCTTGGGTAGTTGTGGCTACTCTGTCCCGCCAGGTTGCCTTCCTGGTCGTGAATGCACTGCTGTTCGAGCGCCTCTCGCGGTCCATGTTCGGCGCCGTTTCCCTCGCATTCGGCTACATGCTGGTCTTTGTGGGTCTGGGAGATTTCGGCATCCGGCAGATCGGCTGGCGGGAGATCGCCCGCCACCCGGAGCAAGCGCGGGCGCTGACCGGCCCTCTGGTGGGCGCCAAGATCAGGACAATCACCATCTCTATAGCCCTCTGGGTCTTGCTCATGCCCCTCCTGTGGGAGGCCGGGGCGCCCCAGGCGATCTACCTGCTGTTCGGACTCGGCATCGCCTTCAACGCTTCGACTTTCGACTTTCCGCTGTATGGTCTGCATCGAATCGACCTGGTCGCCAAGTACTCTCTGATCGCGTTCGCGGCGTATCTTCTGGGCTGCGCGGTGCTGGTGACGAGCGATGACCGAAGCTGGCTGGTGCCGGCCCTCTTCGTCGCCGCCATGTGTCTGCTTTTCCTGCTGCAAGTCCGCTGGTTCCGCACGAACCTGGGCACCTTGTCACCAAGGCTCGGCAGAGCCGATTTCTTCCGGATCCTGCGCGATTCCTGGCCCCTGGGTATGGGCGAGACGCTGAATCGGCTGGCGGCCAACTACCCGCTGATCCTGCTGGGCCTGGCGGTCGGCCGGGAAGGAGTCGGAAACTACCGGATCGCCGAGCTTCTCTACTCCTTCCTCGCCCAGTTCGGGCACCTTTTCGCCTCGGCGGGCTTCAGTCACGTGTCCCACACGTTCAAGCATGAGCGCTCCCGGCTGCGCTCGGTCCTGGTCAAGATGATCGGATTGCTACTCGGCGCGGCGCTGATTGCTGGGCTGCTGTTCTTTGCCCTTGGGCCTCGCGCCCTTACCGTAGTCTTCGACGAGACCGCCGGAGAGACTCTGTCCGTGATCAGAGTCCTCGGAATCGCCCTGATCTTCGCCGCACCAACGCGCTTCCTCAAGGTGCTGCTGGCAGGCATCGACAGACAAGGCGCTCTGCTCCTTGCCAATGCGATCACCGTCGCCGTCGGCGCCGCCGTGGGATGGCTGGCGATCGGACGCTACGGAATCGTAGGCATGGCGATCGGGCTCCTCGCAGCCGAGCTGGTGACGCTCTTCGTCCTCGCCTTCGTTTACTGGCAGAGCCTTGGCGCGCGTTCCACGCAGGCGGCCGAACCTGTATCCTAG